The Oceanisphaera avium genome includes a region encoding these proteins:
- the ftsA gene encoding cell division protein FtsA: MTKSAERNLIVGLDIGTAKVTALVGELLPDGDLNVIGIGSHSSKGMDKGGVNDLESVVKSLKRAVDEAEMMADCQITSVYLGLSGKHIECRNETGMVPISDEEVTQEDVDNVIHTAKSVRLSDEHRVLHVLPQEYSIDFQEGIKNPIGLSGVRMHAKVHLITCHNDMARNIEKCVERLGLRVDQLIFSALASSYAVLTDDEKELGVCVVDIGGGTMDMAVFTGGALRHTKVIPYAGSTVTSDIAYAFGTPPLDAEAIKIRHGSAFSRLVSKEDTIEVPSVGGRPARSLQRQTLAEVIEPRYSELLGMINQELSKIQGELKKAGVKHQLAAGLVLTGGAAQIEGLVECAEQIFQCQVRIGQPDGVKGLSDYVETPVYSTAVGLLHYGKEHQSMPQQDYNGKSSFGSIFKRMGNWLRGEF; encoded by the coding sequence ATGACCAAAAGCGCGGAAAGAAACCTGATCGTCGGGCTTGATATCGGCACGGCTAAGGTCACAGCTCTGGTAGGCGAATTACTACCAGACGGCGATTTGAACGTTATCGGCATTGGCAGCCATTCTTCAAAGGGAATGGACAAAGGCGGCGTTAACGATTTGGAGTCAGTGGTTAAATCACTGAAACGAGCCGTAGATGAAGCAGAAATGATGGCAGACTGCCAAATCACTTCTGTCTACCTTGGCCTATCGGGTAAGCATATCGAATGTCGTAATGAAACGGGCATGGTACCCATCTCTGATGAAGAGGTGACTCAGGAGGACGTAGATAACGTCATTCATACTGCCAAATCAGTACGCTTATCAGATGAACACAGGGTGTTGCATGTATTGCCTCAAGAATACTCCATCGACTTTCAAGAGGGGATTAAAAACCCCATTGGTTTGTCGGGCGTGCGTATGCATGCCAAAGTGCACTTAATTACCTGCCATAACGACATGGCGCGTAATATTGAAAAGTGTGTGGAGCGCTTAGGTTTGCGTGTCGACCAGTTGATCTTTAGTGCCCTAGCCTCAAGCTATGCGGTATTAACCGATGATGAAAAAGAATTAGGGGTGTGCGTGGTCGATATTGGCGGCGGCACCATGGACATGGCGGTCTTTACCGGCGGCGCGCTGCGCCACACTAAAGTGATCCCCTACGCAGGCAGCACCGTCACCAGTGACATTGCTTATGCGTTTGGTACACCTCCTTTAGATGCGGAAGCCATTAAGATCCGCCATGGTAGCGCCTTTAGCCGTTTGGTCAGTAAAGAAGACACCATAGAAGTGCCAAGTGTGGGTGGTCGTCCGGCGCGTAGTTTACAACGCCAAACCTTGGCGGAAGTGATAGAGCCGCGCTATAGCGAGTTATTGGGCATGATTAACCAAGAGTTAAGCAAAATCCAAGGCGAGCTAAAAAAAGCCGGGGTGAAACACCAACTGGCGGCCGGACTGGTCTTAACCGGTGGTGCGGCACAAATTGAGGGATTGGTAGAGTGTGCCGAGCAAATATTTCAATGCCAAGTACGCATCGGCCAGCCTGATGGCGTTAAAGGTTTATCAGATTACGTTGAGACACCTGTGTATTCCACGGCCGTAGGTTTGCTCCATTACGGTAAGGAGCATCAGTCAATGCCTCAGCAAGACTATAATGGCAAATCCAGTTTTGGCTCTATTTTTAAACGTATGGGCAACTGGTTGCGTGGCGAATTTTAA